The following coding sequences lie in one Cydia strobilella chromosome 16, ilCydStro3.1, whole genome shotgun sequence genomic window:
- the LOC134748576 gene encoding uncharacterized protein LOC134748576 produces the protein MENVNNKTEGTLEDLCQELMPLMVGAENSAQTSEQAMEGVESVDTDERSDIHCPNIPTEAPNPDTRKSVKKLTGSAKGRYKALRGLGVAHEEALRLSAKSFAELKKLGYKFGSSHSKPEPKSAKRPRSEEKSPQGNASKNPKVSESPPTQPQPLQPFNEVLSQVRVGIKDSKPMNVAQLGSLCNTILQKIATLEMDEGPKFKGYAYKPGWLLITCSDQRSKAWLEEVTPTLKPWPEANLGVIPENELPKPNIGMVFIPEIDDSMVKQSLSLLYAQNQGLHTELWKTLHTKVEKGGVLVTLSLDDVSVENLKKKDLKANLGFREVQFRLKGQPKTQQPETQPTQNPTPQPANPAPPTTLTQTPARKVPSGPKRAAPSTSNPTPGPPGLQRFLANRGGYRGKNRPRGRGNGGGHQGHGSAHRRGK, from the coding sequence atggagaacgttaataataaaactgaaGGTACCCTGGAAGACCTATGCCAGGAACTAATGCCCCTGATGGTAGGTGCGGAAAACTCTGCCCAAACATCAGAGCAAGCCATGGAGGGAGTGGAGAGCGTCGACACGGATGAAAGGAGCGATATTCATTGCCCAAACATCCCAACGGAGGCTCCCAACCCTGACACACGTAAGTCCGTCAAGAAATTGACGGGCTCTGCGAAGGGCCGCTACAAAGCTCTTAGAGGACTAGGAGTTGCGCACGAGGAGGCGCTACGACTGTCCGCAAAGAGCTTCGCGGAACTTAAAAAGTTGGGATACAAGTTCGGGTCCTCACACTCCAAACCCGAGCCGAAATCGGCCAAACGGCCGCGCTCGGAGGAAAAATCACCGCAGGGGAACGCCAGCAAGAACCCAAAGGTGAGTGAGAGCCCCCCAACCCAACCCCAACCTCTACAACCCTTTAACGAGGTCCTTAGCCAGGTCCGGGTCGGAATCAAGGACTCCAAGCCGATGAACGTCGCGCAGTTGGGGTCCCTATGCAATACCATCTTGCAAAAGATTGCGACTCTGGAGATGGATGAGGGACCAAAGTTCAAGGGTTATGCATACAAGCCAGGTTGGTTACTCATTACATGCAGTGACCAAAGATCCAAAGCCTGGCTTGAGGAAGTAACACCAACCCTAAAACCATGGCCGGAAGCCAACCTCGGGGTCATCCCTGAAAATGAGCTTCCTAAGCCTAATATAGGGATGGTGTTCATTCCTGAGATAGACGACTCCATGGTCAAGCAGTCGCTATCTCTACTCTATGCGCAGAACCAGGGGCTGCACACAGAGTTATGGAAGACTCTCCACACCAAAGTCGAGAAGGGTGGGGTTTTGGTAACCCTGTCTCTGGACGACGTGTCGGTGGAGAATCTTAAAAAAAAGGACCTAAAGGCAAACCTAGGTTTCCGGGAGGTCCAGTTTCGGCTAAAGGGCCAACCTAAGACCCAACAGCCCGAAACGCAACCCACCCAAAACCCAACACCGCAGCCTGCAAACCCTGCCCCTCCCACCACCCTAACCCAAACACCCGCCCGAAAGGTGCCTTCAGGTCCAAAGCGTGCGGCTCCTTCCACTTCCAATCCCACTCCAGGACCTCCGGGGTTGCAGCGGTTTCTCGCCAACAGGGGAGGCTACAGGGGCAAAAACCGCCCAAGGGGTAGAGGGAACGGAGGAGGCCACCaagggcacggcagtgcccacCGCCGTGGCAAATAA